CTGATCAACAAGCCCTCGGTGATCCTGGCCGACGAGCCCACCGGCAACCTCGACCGGGCCAACGGCGACCGCGTCTTCGCCGACTTCCGCCGCGTCGCCCGCGAGCAGGGCGCCGCCGTGGTCCTCGTCACCCACGACGAGCCCGCCGCCCACGCCGCCGACCGCATCCTCCGCATGACCGACGGCCGCCTTATATAGGTGCCAGGCCTCCCATTATCCCATTACTTCCGCACGCGTAACGGCTGACGGTGCTGCGCGTCGCGTTCAGCCATTTCGCGACCGCCGATTGATCGTGTCCATTGCGCAACGCCTCGGCGACGAACATGCGTCTCGCCGCGACGAGACTAGGGACCCGGATGCGGGAACGGAGTTCGGCATCGGCGACGCCCGCCTGAGCCATAATGGTCTGACCGATGGCATCCAGGTCGAGGATTACGGAATCGACCTGCCGCGTTAGGTCGATCTCCCGGCTTCCCTCAGGCCAGGGATCGAAGTCCGCCACCCCGCTCGCCGCATCTATGCCCGGCCGGAAGCTCGACCAAGGCCAATCTTGCGGCGCGACGACCAATCCCGCTCGGACCGGATTCATATGGATGTACGGGATGAGCCCGGCGAGATAGCGATCGTCGAGGCATAGGACCGCCTTGTATCGCGCCTGGAACAGGTGCCCAGTTCGATCATGCCGGCGATTGAACATGGTTCCATGGCTGCCGATCAGACCGTGCATGCAGGAAGAGAGCGGGACCTTCCCCACGCGGATTGCCAGGTGAAAATGGTTCCCCATCAAACAATACGCGAGGATTTCG
This genomic window from Elusimicrobiota bacterium contains:
- a CDS encoding transposase codes for the protein MGRTHRIHYAGAIYHAMARGVDGCSIYADDFDRQHFLRGIRRMTERTSSEILAYCLMGNHFHLAIRVGKVPLSSCMHGLIGSHGTMFNRRHDRTGHLFQARYKAVLCLDDRYLAGLIPYIHMNPVRAGLVVAPQDWPWSSFRPGIDAASGVADFDPWPEGSREIDLTRQVDSVILDLDAIGQTIMAQAGVADAELRSRIRVPSLVAARRMFVAEALRNGHDQSAVAKWLNATRSTVSRYACGSNGIMGGLAPI